The genomic segment AggatgttattaattataattttaagttattataaattctaagatGTTATAATTTGGTAAAtagacatataaataattgctcataaaaactttttgtaaaattttaaaacgtttgaaaatttgttcatctaattatgtttacattttaaaaagggtaagcgtaaaattttaaaagtcaactgtataaaactatataaaaattaacatatttatatagttttgtcggcgtatttttttaacattatatgatATCACGAGTTATATATCGAAGCAACGAAAATTCTGCGAATATATTCACAATGTTgcaaattatctaaaattcaGTCATGATTTCATGACATAACTGTCAAATACTATTGTGACAGTTAAAAACGTATTATTTACGTTATATAAATCAAGTAAAACAGTTAATACATTTCTTATAAGGCAAAAGATGTCGGAaatcttatcaaaattatgtgacatatcttttatctttaaccTCGTTTCATTTTATTCTGTCTAAAACACAAAGTCAGTTTCAaaacaaagtaatttttaaaaaaatttatttacaatcttctacaaaattttctgCATTTATCGTGTGTagctgttatttttatatgtattgtagtagtttataattagaattgtTGAAATGGGAGAGATGCTATCAATTGTGCAacaaataatgatgaaaaaggGCGATGATAAAATGAGTCTGATTAAAAATGAGTTTGAAGATAGGATTAACATTGATAAACCACTTTGGAATCAAGATACGTATTTTGGAAGATGGAAGCATTACGCTTTCATCACCGATTGTCGCACGGTTCTCGTGCCGACAAGTAAATTGTGGAAGGCGAAGAAGCTCTGCGAGGATTATAAGTGAGtggcgatttttattttgaattaattttatattttaatatacggaAAACaagtttattatacatatataggattattatatataatatatattatatataaaaaaataacatctgtttaggagataaaatataatacttattattattagtttattatttattaaataaacagagaattattttaattaatagttttattaataattgtatttaattaataattaatatttagaatcgGCAAGGAGCCAGAAGGCCTGCAAAGAAAGGACATAATCTACGCGAAAAAGCTCAAAGACAGCGCTTTTCATCCCGATAACGAAGAATTAATGCATGTGATAGGCAGAATGTCCTTCCAGCTGCCAAGTTCCGTCGTCCTCACTGCCGCTATGATGACTTTTTACAAGTTGActtttctacaaataataaataatcttctctatatatataaatccttttttcaattcaatttatttatcgtgcGCGTACTTTGATCAGATCCGCTAGCGGCGTGATAGTGTGCCAATTGGTTAATCAAAGTTTCAATGCGTTTGTCAATTACACCAATCGAAATGCGATGATTGAAGAATCGGAAGATACCTATGTCAACCAACAGGCCTTCGTGCTCGCTACTGTGGCGAGTTGCACGGCCGCTTTGGGATTCAGGAAATTGTTCTCTAGCAGAGGAACTCTCTTTGCAGTTAATACGCATTTTAAACAGTTTTTTACTCTGTATTctattcagataaaaaaaatatatgttaaaaaaaatattttatcattcaaagtagtgattattaatataaacttctATAAATCTCGAAATATTAAGACTTTCATGTTGTGAATTTTTGTAACTGTTGCTCcttcaaaaatttgaatttcttttcaCCTTATATCTTGACATTTACagaattcttaatattaattataatcaaggAATTCcaaaaattgatgattattaatttaaaaaattgtctgtCGTAGAGATTTGTTCCATTTTATGCGGTGGCTGTTGGTAATATCGTCAATCTTCCCATTATGAGGCAACGGGAAATCACGCGGGGCATCCCTATATTCATGAAGAACGAAAAGGAAATGTACATCATGAACTCGCAGGTGGCTGCCGTCAAGGGTATTTCCGAGTGCGTCCTCACCAGGATAATAATGGCCGCGCCGGGAATGTTAATGATCCCCATAATCACGCAGCGAATGCAACCATATTGTTTCTACCAGCTTCGTCCATGGATCGGATTTCCCATCGAAATCGGCTTATGCACGCTCAGGTAAGTTTTATTACAGTGCATATTTGCGTCGCGTAAATTTGTGCAAACACAATGGTAGTGTCGCATCGATTTGTATGCGACTATGTTGAACCTTATGCAAACTGATACGGAACAGTATTGATACTGTGCAACCTGTTGCATGCAATCGTTTGAGTTGCAGtatcgataataaaagtaaaacaaacaacatataaaataagacaaattaagaagatgttaatatattttctctttcattggCAGTTTGTTGATAATGATCCCTTCAGCGCTTGCTATCTACCCACAGAAAAAGTAAGTAAGCTTAAGTTAATTTTCTGTataagagaattaattttaaataagaaattgatataatttgtattattatatttatattaaaatgatttaataaatgtaacaaatataatacaaataaataatacaaatatatgtattatttgtcGCTTAAAtaacgaattaaatattatgttttttttttttgttacaagcTCGATGAAGCCAGAGCTGCTAAATATCTATCCAGaggaatacaaaatatttcgagaGAAAATGGAACCGCACAAATATCCGGATTacgtttattataacaaaggATTGtaattagtataaataaaagtaaaatttataatttttttcttttattattaggtTCTTTCAAGAAatggaattttcaaaaaaaaaaggaatggaAACTTGATAAGAACAAAATGATTACTCATTGGTTATTTAACAACGTTTATTGGCataaattatctctctctattctattgtattttattaattacatatgtagCAAAGTTTTTTGTGGTATCATTAAATATGGCAGCATATTTACCTTTGACAGACATTAAAAAATGCgaggtaaataatattaaataatattgtgctTAAGATTATTCTGCACAGAAAAAacgtttataatttgtaaaacataTAGAACTTTTAGATTAATACTAATGCCTGAGAGAAACTATTGAGcgcttgttaaaataaattattaaaacaaaattattgctaaaagtaagatttgtaaattttaaacgtgtgagtatattttgataaagcaCTAAATCTGTATTGTCAATGTTTCATTCTCTGCTATCGTTTCATTGCGATTCTCGACTATCTATAGTATGATATTTTAGGGTGTTgatggaaatttaatttatttttttgttggtATTACATTCTGTGTCTAAATcctaatttctaatattattatattcatatctcGGTGCAGAGCATTGCATTcagaatgtaatttttcaaataacgtGAAAGGATTGACcctaattattatcaatttttctattaattataaatgcgcGTTTCGTTTCTGATCCAGCAGAAAGATTTGCTACGAGTGCGTCAATTGAAACAACATTTACAAAGGATGGAATAACGCTTATTTAGGGGACaactttaaaaatctttcataacattataatcctttgttaaaatacaaatatctcGGTATTTCACCACCTTCGCAATTTTTCTTCAGCAACTCATAATTTTCTGGCTCCCAGCGCTGCAGAGTAGTCGCCTTGATGGAACTGTGAAATGTcatagaataaaatgaaaataaaatagaagaaaagaatagaaaactAGAGATGTAGGACATGTAGAATATTTACCAATTTTGTGGGAATAACGCACATGCCGTTGGCACCATAAACGTAAGCCTAAGAGATTTAGACAAAATTCAATGATTAATGTCATAatgattattgtaataatttaataacaagatGGTGATGATACGAGTGaaagaaattaagattaaataagaaGAATGGATTACTTACGAAATTCCGCACATCATAATTTGTATAGGCGCGTGTAGAGGTTTAATTCTTTGCATCCACGCGTATTTTTCCAATCTTTCCATGATGGGTGGCAGGATGactatgaaaattaattattattttaaattgttgatgtattattttaataaggcTGGAAATCGATTCGTAGAATATTTTAGTAAGCAATTTGTACAtggaaatattgatttatttgatacGTACGCATGCCAGGAGCGCACATAACAATCCTCGAAATAACGACTTGAGTAATGCCTTTTATGGCCGCAAGCTGAAATCATTTATTGTGTTTATTACGAAAGTCTAATATGCTAAAGTGAAATATAAAGCATAttgattttcataattaagtaGAAACAGACTCGGGATTTTTCACCTTCGATTTCGTAAGTTTTTTGCCGTCCTCGTCAATGAGATCCACGCCGTTTATAATTTCGTTCTGTCTCATTAGAGGGATATTAGCACAATTAGCGGCCGCCACTGCTGCGAATGGAACATACCtctgaaaattttcatatctctTGTATCTGATTTAAAGCAATCTGGGAGGAGTTTTAGAAAGTTTTGTTTTTACTATATAGGGCatctttgaaaaagaaaaatacccAATTGCaacttcttaatttttttttagcagattaaaatcaatttttctaaattatgcCAAAAAAGGATTATTTGTCATTGATATAATGACTTACAGCCATCAAAGGACTTGCACGTTTCTCCCAATATGATTTACATCCTATCGCAGTTATCATCGCCGCGGCAGTAGCACTGATATAAGCTGCACCTAGCTGTTTGGTAGTTATAGGACTGTTAGCATTTCTGTTGGTGTAATTGACGAGAGCATTAAAAGATTGATTGACCCACTGCCAAAAAACCACCGCTTGCATTGTTCtagaaatcaaattaaaatcttgtgtccaaaaagaaatataacagtTTGTTGCAGAtgcaaaaaattcttgaaacaacgagttaatattatttaattataacgagttatatattatttaatttaataaataaaataaaatattgctcaTTAAcattaatgcaatttaaaaataaataattaatattcttttcttttgacaGCTATTGGAAAATTCTCGATTTCatcaatatattgatatgattaaaaagaaaaaaacttcaaTACTTATTATAGTAAGAGAAGAATCATAAAGTATTATGCGTAAAACCTATAAAACTGGAGCATGGCACCGGTGATGGCCATTCCACCTGGCACTTGGAAAGACATTCTGCCAAAGACATTTTGCAGTTCGCCAGTGTCGGGATGAAAGGCTGACTCGTACAGCTTCTTCGCATAGATGATTTGCTCTCTGGTCGTACCGGCTGGCTCCTTGCCGAGCCTAAAAAGGTATACACAATTTCCAAATGATTAGAGAATATGAAATGTCCGCTATATTGccgcatattattttttaataatatttttttgatgacaaattttaatttaataagattttaaattcaagttatcaattaatttgaaaattcctaataaatgtattaaatattacaggaatatattagaaacattaaattttattagatattttctcAATGAATGTTGATtgtacgaaaataaaaattttaaattgatatacatattttttgccaTCACCTGTACTGCTCGCACAACTTTTTAGCAGCTAGTAACTGTGATTCGGACACGATGCAAGTACGGAAGTCAGTCATCCACGCAAAGTGTTTCCATCTTCCCACGAAAGTGTTGAGATCCCACAGGGGCTTATCCAGATCCAGTCTCTCGTTCGTCATTGTGGACGATCAAAATCAGATTTTTCTGGCACAAATCAAGAATAATTCGtaagtgaaaagaaaaaaaaaaatcacattattataatcattgaaaatcaattttaaaaattgaaaaattttcaatattttttaaaattattttttaaattaatttttaatagttactcgatatttacttttatttatttatttggtttgtacacacacgcgcgatatgaaaaaaaaacaaaaaacaggACGTCCTAAAAAACGCGGGAGTAATATTTCAGAAAGAGATATACGTGTGTATTTGATATTCAATCAATGATGAATGAGTTCGATACGTTTTACATAAACTGTACCTCCATAATGTTACAAGAAATCTGACCTAAAGTGAGGATATATTTTGGTATGCGAGTTCTACGCATAAAAATAGTGCGCGACGGTTGTCGAGCacttttaacatatatacgaAAGAATGTTTGCTCATTGTCGCTAAAATACAATACGCGATATTTTTCATGAGTAGAATGAACgataatttgaaacaaaagaaaCCGGTGTATGTAgctaaatgcaaattttctttaacacGAAGAActttgtgaaattattttaatatacaaaatagcTAATTAGCTTTTTACACATttctcattataatttttaaatcgactTCAAGCCATAttagttctctttttttcctttaagtTCCTTTTCGTATGTCAACACTCACACAcaattttaaagttactaaatatactataatacttATTCTCTCCTTATACTTAATCtggaaatatttgaatttgtttTCGAAGAGAcacggaaagaaagagattatttcattggtaTTATTTccctaatttatttttatatattaaaaatatttaaaatatttaaaatattttaaaatattttaaaattattttgttacagaggaaaaagaaatgtttttagcagcacaaaattaaaatacgtgTTTTgacatcaaattttataaaaatcagatttttatatcgattcttTTAGAAACTATAGATGCAAGTGCGGAAACTTGGAAAGCTTGCATTTGTGCGAATACGCGTTTAATTATCAGTTGCAGAAAGATACGAGCTctgatttttagataataataataagatcgGAATGATAATGATTCCCCGAgtgcaatttgaaaaaaaaaaaaattttgcagattAAAACATCTATTGTAGAAAGgcagaaataataattgaaattctgATCGTAAGGAAATGTAATAAGCAACCATGTCACGCACGAAATAAGATAAAGGCGCATTCCTCGAAAGTGACGTGAGATCATTCGCAACGTCATGGAATTGGTAAACACATTGAACATTATCGGAGGTGTGCCATTCACGTGTGTCAGAGTGCTAATCAGTCGTGTGCAAAGTCGAGATTGACGCATGAATGTATCACATGCGTCAAGAGACCCGACACACTTTTCaatcgttaatttatttaattaaaacgggttgaaatttcattaattcaattaatcaaaatgaAAAGTAATATGGGAACTCGTAacgattgattaaaattgGTTCTCTGCATACTTATATCGtcattagataatttaatgtaattaaaccAGCTTTAACTTGATTGCATgctaatatgtaaatttattattcttttcagaGGTTTTCTCCAAAGaagatttttttcgttatcTATCGACGTCAGTGTGAACGATCCTTCATCATTTCCAGCTATTAACTAAAAACGTATGAACATAGCTTAACAGACGTGGACGTACCACACACTGAGAGCACGCACTTTCCACGGGACATACACGCGTTGTGTCAACACTCCTCTCTCACGTCACTTTGCATTTTCCAACTGATATCGACCACGGTTCGGAGAAACCGTGGTCGCGAAGGGCGACCTAGTTCTCTCGATGGGCATGTACCTTCTTCGTTGCCGGCAACCACAGTAGAAGGTTCAACCGATCGCTTTTTACATTAAACGTCCAGCTACAACATAGACATAGAGAAGGAAAATTTCTCGGTGCAAATCCGATCCGTCTTCTCGTCGCACTTTCGTCGCTTATGCAACGCTTTATTAAAGCATAAATCCGTCACTCACTTACCATGAGTCGCGCGCCGCTTCTGGAGCCACGCTCGGCCGTTCTCGGCCGTTTCATTCTTCAACGTCGACGAGTGCCGAGCCTAAGGAAGAGCGCAACGAGAAGGCTCCTTACTACGCTACTGTCACCGGCGAGTGTAACTCTCAATGGGGTAATTACTACACCATCAACATTGTTGCAATATTATTGACAGCGTCAACGTGATTCAATTTTCATCACCATCTATATACTGATAcaatgtcatattttaattggCACAGATTTTCTCTCTGGAAAGtgggaattaattaatatcattgttTATGACCTGCACATGATGAAAGTGAGGCCCCAGGTACAGGGACTTCGCATATACGGACCTGGTGCGACGATCCGCCTCCAGCGCGCGCAAGCGCATCGGGGATGATGGAACAGCCAGCTGTGCTGCCAGGCTGTATACTTTTCTATCTCTCAATGCCCTTACTTCCTCCAATTCCCCACCCGTCCCTCTGACCCTAAAGCCTTACCGCCCGCCTCATGTGGTTTCCACACATAGCCGTTGCTATCGTGTTCCTCACGTCATCCGGCTTTGGCTAACTAGgtacgagcgagcgagcgaaagagaaagagagagggagagagaaacgagGGGCGGTGCGTCGCGACGCAGAGTGGCGCGACGCGCGAGAGACGACGATACGAGACGAGCCGATCGCTCCTCTCGGTCGGCTCGGTCGTAGCGGAGCGGACAGGAGCGGAGCGGAGAGCGCAAAGCCCACACCATACCGCACACCACCAGCTTGCTCGCACGCTCGCTCGCAATAACTCTAAATTCGAGGCAAGATGGCGGCCGCAGCGACGGAGGCCCCATCCGCGCACCTTGCGCTCGCCACGGGCGAAAAGATCCTCGTGACCGTCGAATCCGCGCTGCCCGACATCCTCGTGGTGTCCTTCGTCCACGGCGCCAAGTGCTTCCAAGGTGCGCTCCTCGACTCCGCCAAGAGGTAAGAttaaggaagagaaagagcgatGAAGGAAAGAACTCCGTATATCCATCATCagtctctttttattattttcttttgtccaCCGAGAATCATTGTTCTATTGTCAATGTAATGCTCAACTTGTTGAGCACTCCATCAGTGTCGAAAAATTTCCCGGAA from the Cataglyphis hispanica isolate Lineage 1 chromosome 20, ULB_Chis1_1.0, whole genome shotgun sequence genome contains:
- the LOC126857053 gene encoding sideroflexin-2-like, producing MGEMLSIVQQIMMKKGDDKMSLIKNEFEDRINIDKPLWNQDTYFGRWKHYAFITDCRTVLVPTSKLWKAKKLCEDYKIGKEPEGLQRKDIIYAKKLKDSAFHPDNEELMHVIGRMSFQLPSSVVLTAAMMTFYKSASGVIVCQLVNQSFNAFVNYTNRNAMIEESEDTYVNQQAFVLATVASCTAALGFRKLFSSRGTLFARFVPFYAVAVGNIVNLPIMRQREITRGIPIFMKNEKEMYIMNSQVAAVKGISECVLTRIIMAAPGMLMIPIITQRMQPYCFYQLRPWIGFPIEIGLCTLSLLIMIPSALAIYPQKNSMKPELLNIYPEEYKIFREKMEPHKYPDYVYYNKGL
- the LOC126857054 gene encoding sideroflexin-2, whose product is MTNERLDLDKPLWDLNTFVGRWKHFAWMTDFRTCIVSESQLLAAKKLCEQYRLGKEPAGTTREQIIYAKKLYESAFHPDTGELQNVFGRMSFQVPGGMAITGAMLQFYRTMQAVVFWQWVNQSFNALVNYTNRNANSPITTKQLGAAYISATAAAMITAIGCKSYWEKRASPLMARYVPFAAVAAANCANIPLMRQNEIINGVDLIDEDGKKLTKSKLAAIKGITQVVISRIVMCAPGMLILPPIMERLEKYAWMQRIKPLHAPIQIMMCGISLTFMVPTACALFPQNCSIKATTLQRWEPENYELLKKNCEGGEIPRYLYFNKGL